DNA from Kitasatospora acidiphila:
CGTGGACTGATCACCGGATGGTGGACTGATCAGCAGGGTTCGGGAGAATGGGGGCGGCGGTAACCGCCGTCCGCAATCCGAACCCTCTGGGAGACCGGCCAGCCATGAGCACCAGCAGACCCCCGTCCGAGCTGGGCGGAGTCTCCCTGGACGAGACCGACCGCCTGCTGCTGGCCCATCTGGGCCGGGACGGCCGGGCCTCGTACGCGGAGATCGGCCTGCTCGCCAACCTCTCGGCGACCGCCGTGCGCCGCCGGATCGACCGGCTGCGGGCCCGCGGCGTGGTGCGCGGTTTCACCGTGGTGCTCGACCCGGAGCTGCTCGGCTGGCAGACCGAGGCCTTCGTCGAGGTCTACTGCCGCGAGCGGACCGCGCCGGAGGAGATCCTGGCCAGCCTGCGCCAGTTCCCCGAGG
Protein-coding regions in this window:
- a CDS encoding Lrp/AsnC family transcriptional regulator: MSTSRPPSELGGVSLDETDRLLLAHLGRDGRASYAEIGLLANLSATAVRRRIDRLRARGVVRGFTVVLDPELLGWQTEAFVEVYCRERTAPEEILASLRQFPEVVAAWTVTGDPDALVHLRAADTRHLEAVIERIRKEPGVQRSRSSVVLSRLIG